A section of the Desulfotignum phosphitoxidans DSM 13687 genome encodes:
- a CDS encoding DUF3368 domain-containing protein: MNSVFILNASPIILLGKAGLLCTISPLADLWIVPDGVISEIESKKPIAQYLEELGSAAEVTKESVQHIHPLIASWDLGKGESEVLSLAMQKGTNVTAVLDDLQARKCAKLLDIGLIGSVGLLTMAKRVGLVKAVKPEINKLIDVGIRIDYRLLAEIYSKIGE; this comes from the coding sequence ATGAATAGTGTCTTCATATTAAATGCGTCTCCGATTATTCTGCTTGGAAAAGCCGGTTTATTGTGCACAATATCACCCTTGGCTGATTTATGGATAGTGCCGGATGGTGTGATTTCAGAAATTGAATCCAAAAAACCCATTGCACAATATTTGGAAGAATTAGGATCTGCTGCTGAAGTAACCAAAGAATCGGTTCAACACATTCATCCCCTGATTGCATCATGGGATCTTGGAAAAGGCGAGAGTGAAGTTTTGAGTCTTGCAATGCAAAAAGGTACGAATGTGACGGCTGTCCTGGATGACCTTCAAGCCAGAAAATGTGCGAAACTTCTCGATATTGGATTAATCGGATCTGTAGGGCTTCTTACCATGGCAAAGCGGGTCGGCCTCGTAAAAGCTGTCAAGCCGGAAATTAACAAGCTGATAGACGTTGGTATTCGCATTGATTACCGATTACTGGCAGAAATATATTCAAAAATTGGAGAATAA
- a CDS encoding UPF0175 family protein has translation MKTKTISFELPLGVFSALRKTPEELKNDIRIVAAVKWYEMGQISQEKASEIAGLCREDFLMELARFNVSPFQYTADEVLKEAGYE, from the coding sequence ATGAAAACAAAAACCATATCTTTTGAATTACCTTTAGGCGTTTTTTCAGCTCTTCGTAAGACACCGGAAGAATTAAAAAATGACATACGGATTGTGGCGGCCGTCAAATGGTATGAAATGGGTCAAATATCTCAGGAAAAAGCATCGGAAATAGCCGGATTGTGCCGGGAGGATTTTTTGATGGAACTGGCCAGGTTTAACGTGTCCCCGTTTCAATACACTGCCGATGAAGTATTGAAAGAAGCCGGTTATGAATAG